A genomic window from Bdellovibrio sp. SKB1291214 includes:
- a CDS encoding BON domain-containing protein: MQRSNYHAPRRRDREMAAIQRERREIQFSPEEEQLREQKFLNRAEARHRYNQHARSEKEYHQRSMDSSKENNYPSSQNDEADFYNYEENREHLRYASPDFNTGYAHDANRPLPRDFVSSSNYEANKRQKNLAEQDWTERDFHPDRQRTDHRNDIKIRDEITHALAQHRDVDARDIDVEVHEGIVTLTGFVPERKMRYLAEDISINCYGAVDVTNHLRVHRNSEAEARFGGRRTFERRP, translated from the coding sequence ATGCAACGCTCAAATTACCACGCTCCACGCCGTCGAGATCGCGAAATGGCAGCGATACAACGTGAACGTCGTGAAATCCAATTCTCTCCTGAAGAAGAACAACTGCGCGAACAGAAATTCTTAAATCGTGCGGAAGCAAGACACCGCTATAATCAACACGCCCGCAGCGAAAAAGAATATCATCAACGCTCTATGGACTCATCCAAGGAAAACAATTATCCCTCGTCACAGAATGACGAGGCAGATTTTTACAATTACGAAGAAAATCGCGAACACCTTCGTTACGCTTCACCAGACTTCAATACCGGATATGCGCACGATGCGAATCGTCCTCTTCCTCGAGATTTCGTCTCCAGTTCAAACTATGAGGCTAATAAACGCCAAAAAAATTTGGCGGAGCAGGATTGGACAGAGCGGGATTTCCATCCTGACAGACAGCGCACCGATCATCGCAACGATATCAAAATCCGGGATGAAATTACCCATGCGTTGGCTCAACATCGCGACGTCGACGCCCGTGATATTGATGTGGAAGTCCACGAGGGCATTGTGACTTTGACTGGATTTGTGCCAGAACGAAAAATGCGCTACCTGGCCGAAGATATTTCAATAAATTGTTATGGAGCGGTTGATGTGACCAACCATCTCCGTGTGCACCGAAATTCTGAAGCCGAAGCTCGCTTTGGTGGAAGAAGAACTTTCGAGCGTCGGCCTTAA
- the speA gene encoding biosynthetic arginine decarboxylase, with the protein MSNWSPEKSAALYGINNWGNGYFRINSTGTVSVTPMGATGPSVDLHELTQDLLDRGIRVPIMIRFPDIIKSRVELLNGCFKKAFADHGYKGNYNGVYPIKVNQQRHLVQEIVKYGKDFSMGLECGSKPELLVVLALMNTENALIICNGFKDAEYIETAILSQKLGRNTIIVVDRKEELKMIVDVAKKFNTRPKIGFRAKLNTQGAGKWVDSSGARSKFGLTATEIVDGVEYLKAEGMLDCLELMHYHIGSQVPAIQSIKSSLKEGIRFYVELYKMGAGLKYLDVGGGLGIDYDGSGHSDSSVNYSEQEYANDIVSTVQTLCDEKGIPHPNIVTESGRFLVAHHSVLVFNVLGMNDLHRNEPPRPATKGDPSIMQDMQYIYEKVNKDNINECFNDLEQSKNETLQLFTYGVLSLEQRAWCESMYFTIATKMVKLAKTVPDTEDIISALSKELCDTYYSNFSLFQSLPDSWAVGQLFPVLPIHRLGEEPAREATLADLTCDSDGVIEKFIDTESGEPKETIRLHKFTDGDQYYLGVFLTGAYQEILGDLHNLFGDTDAVHISLNGVGYTIDHYVPGDTVTEVLSYVQYGRSEMVDNVRQATEESIQKGSITKQEAKLLIKHYEEGLSGYTYLEEAE; encoded by the coding sequence ATGTCTAATTGGAGTCCTGAAAAAAGCGCGGCGCTTTACGGTATCAACAACTGGGGCAACGGTTATTTCAGAATTAATTCGACGGGAACTGTTTCAGTTACTCCAATGGGTGCAACGGGTCCTTCGGTAGACCTGCACGAATTGACTCAAGATCTTTTAGACCGCGGTATTCGCGTTCCTATCATGATCCGTTTCCCCGACATCATCAAATCACGCGTTGAGCTTTTGAACGGCTGCTTTAAAAAGGCATTTGCTGACCACGGTTACAAAGGTAACTACAACGGTGTCTACCCGATCAAAGTGAATCAACAACGTCACTTGGTTCAAGAAATCGTAAAATACGGCAAAGACTTCAGCATGGGTCTTGAATGTGGTTCTAAACCAGAACTTCTTGTCGTTCTTGCATTGATGAACACTGAAAATGCGTTGATCATCTGCAACGGTTTCAAAGACGCTGAATACATCGAAACGGCAATCCTTTCTCAAAAACTAGGTCGCAACACGATCATCGTCGTTGACCGTAAAGAAGAATTGAAAATGATCGTGGACGTGGCGAAGAAATTCAACACTCGTCCAAAAATCGGTTTCCGTGCGAAATTGAACACTCAAGGTGCTGGTAAATGGGTTGATTCTTCAGGCGCTCGTTCTAAGTTCGGTTTGACTGCGACTGAGATCGTTGATGGTGTTGAATATTTGAAAGCAGAAGGCATGCTTGATTGCTTGGAGTTGATGCATTACCACATCGGTTCTCAAGTTCCTGCAATCCAATCCATTAAATCTTCTTTAAAAGAAGGCATTCGTTTCTACGTTGAGCTTTATAAAATGGGCGCGGGTCTTAAGTATTTGGACGTGGGTGGCGGTCTTGGTATCGACTATGACGGTTCAGGTCACTCTGACAGCTCTGTGAACTATTCTGAACAAGAATATGCGAACGACATCGTTTCTACGGTTCAAACTCTTTGCGATGAAAAAGGCATTCCACATCCAAACATCGTAACTGAGTCTGGCCGCTTCTTAGTGGCCCATCACTCGGTTTTGGTATTCAACGTTTTGGGCATGAATGACCTTCACCGCAATGAACCTCCACGTCCTGCAACGAAGGGTGATCCTTCAATCATGCAAGACATGCAGTACATCTACGAAAAAGTTAACAAAGATAATATCAACGAATGCTTCAATGACCTTGAGCAATCTAAGAACGAAACTTTGCAGCTTTTCACATATGGCGTTCTTTCACTTGAGCAACGTGCATGGTGCGAATCCATGTACTTCACGATCGCAACAAAGATGGTGAAATTGGCGAAGACTGTTCCAGACACTGAAGACATCATCTCTGCATTGTCTAAAGAGTTGTGCGACACTTACTACTCAAACTTCTCTTTGTTCCAATCTCTTCCAGATTCTTGGGCGGTTGGACAGTTGTTCCCGGTATTGCCTATCCACCGCTTGGGTGAAGAGCCTGCACGTGAAGCGACACTTGCGGATTTGACTTGTGACTCTGACGGTGTCATCGAAAAATTCATCGACACTGAATCTGGCGAGCCAAAGGAAACAATCCGCCTGCACAAATTCACAGATGGCGACCAGTATTATTTGGGCGTTTTCCTAACTGGTGCTTATCAAGAAATCCTGGGTGACCTTCATAATTTGTTCGGCGATACAGACGCAGTTCATATTTCTTTGAATGGTGTTGGTTACACGATCGACCACTACGTTCCAGGCGACACAGTGACTGAAGTATTGTCATACGTTCAGTACGGTCGCTCGGAAATGGTGGACAACGTTCGCCAAGCGACAGAAGAGTCTATCCAAAAAGGTTCGATCACTAAGCAAGAAGCGAAGCTTTTGATCAAGCACTACGAAGAAGGTCTTTCTGGTTACACTTACCTCGAAGAAGCTGAGTAA